A genome region from Littorina saxatilis isolate snail1 linkage group LG16, US_GU_Lsax_2.0, whole genome shotgun sequence includes the following:
- the LOC138951207 gene encoding uncharacterized protein, protein MECVAIFGDQAECLAGSDTSLRDYYAGCLTSVCDNVTSALEPMNNYTREHCVPWLERSCASDADCPDGIHAECFKGKCLCTLGYYYSNGQAVCVDNCPVSDQQAEFLTYPDSFLSGNNDARSIFSVTLVDCLAGCVADTRCIVAQYDIMDDACTRHTVSPLADTSNFIIQSLYRSLYQQRCK, encoded by the exons ATGGAGTGTGTGGCCATCTTTGGTGATCAAGCCGAGTGCCTGGCCGGGTCAGACACGTCACTGAGGGACTATTATGCTGGCTGTCTGACGTCAGTGTGTGATAACGTCACCTCGGCCCTGGAACCCATGAACAACTACACCAGAGAACATTGCG tACCCTGGCTGGAAAGATCGTGTGCCTCTGACGCGGACTGTCCTGACGGCATCCACGCTGAGTGTTTCAAGGGCAAGTGTCTGTGTACTCTCGGCTACTACTACTCCAATGGACAGGCCGTCTGTGTGGACA ATTGCCCTGTATCAGACCAGCAGGCCGAGTTTCTGACCTACCCAGACAGTTTCCTGAGTGGAAACAATGACGCCCGGTCTATATTCAGTGTCACTCTGGTGGACTGCCTGGCCGGGTGTGTAGCAGACACTCGCTGCATCGTCGCACAGTACGACATTATGGATGATGCGTGTACTCGGCATACAGTCTCTCCTCTCGCAGACACCAGCAACTTTATCATTCAGAGTCTTTACCGTTCTCTGTATCAGCAACGGTGCAAATGA